The proteins below are encoded in one region of Triticum aestivum cultivar Chinese Spring chromosome 1B, IWGSC CS RefSeq v2.1, whole genome shotgun sequence:
- the LOC123086120 gene encoding uncharacterized protein isoform X1 yields the protein MQPSPTPQISQNLAEQIDAQVHHQQIASSYNGPSSGTSSENALQASCLAAAPGLTFMRSDQHVMPYGELGGIQATGQQVTCIGSEILSASTMNNNILDGSNSEQVGPLDGNIIPNGNRLPTGIDLSQWLDILQNQTFDDSVVTETPPWGVSNNALDSTVCEAGNMLDSPFSDASISYVGHSPVSETGRGRSSLPFRGASSRSYRGHSASPLRGAGTKSYRRHSASPLRVEGPRSYEGHNPSPVSGAGSTSYASADFTGGDILW from the exons ATGCAACCAAGTCCCACACCACAAA TTTCTCAAAATCTTGCAGAACAAATTGATGCCCAAGTCCATCACCAGCAAATTGCTTCAAGTTATAATGGACCATCATCCGGTACATCATCGGAAAATGCACTGCAGGCCTCCTGCTTGGCAGCAGCACCAGGGCTCACATTCATGAGATCAGACCAGCACGTGATGCCATATG GAGAACTTGGGGGCATTCAAGCTACAGGCCAGCAAGTTACATGCATAGGAAGTGAGATTCTGTCAGCTAGCACCATGAATAACAATATCTTAGATGGATCTAACTCAGAGCAAGTAGGGCCTCTGGATGGCAACATAATTCCTAATG GGAACAGACTACCCACTGGCATTGATCTTTCACAGTGGCTGGATATCCTGCAGAACCAGACATTTGATGACTCTGTAGTCACAGAAACTCCTCCTTGGGGAGTTTCCAACAATGCACTTGATTCGACTGTCTGCGAAGCTGGAAATATGCTTGATTCGCCTTTCAGTGATGCTAGTATAAGCTATGTGGGACATTCACCTGTCAGTGAAACAGGCAGGGGACGTTCATCTTTACCTTTCAGGGGAGCAAGCAGTAGAAGCTACAGGGGACATTCTGCTTCGCCACTCAGGGGAGCAGGCACTAAAAGCTACCGGCGACATTCTGCTTCACCACTCAGGGTAGAAGGCCCTAGAAGCTACGAGGGACATAATCCTTCACCTGTGTCGGGAGCAGGCAGTACAAGTTATGCAAGTGCAGATTTCACAGGCGGAGACATCTTATGGTAG
- the LOC123086120 gene encoding uncharacterized protein isoform X2 encodes MQPSPTPQKQIDAQVHHQQIASSYNGPSSGTSSENALQASCLAAAPGLTFMRSDQHVMPYGELGGIQATGQQVTCIGSEILSASTMNNNILDGSNSEQVGPLDGNIIPNGNRLPTGIDLSQWLDILQNQTFDDSVVTETPPWGVSNNALDSTVCEAGNMLDSPFSDASISYVGHSPVSETGRGRSSLPFRGASSRSYRGHSASPLRGAGTKSYRRHSASPLRVEGPRSYEGHNPSPVSGAGSTSYASADFTGGDILW; translated from the exons ATGCAACCAAGTCCCACACCACAAA AACAAATTGATGCCCAAGTCCATCACCAGCAAATTGCTTCAAGTTATAATGGACCATCATCCGGTACATCATCGGAAAATGCACTGCAGGCCTCCTGCTTGGCAGCAGCACCAGGGCTCACATTCATGAGATCAGACCAGCACGTGATGCCATATG GAGAACTTGGGGGCATTCAAGCTACAGGCCAGCAAGTTACATGCATAGGAAGTGAGATTCTGTCAGCTAGCACCATGAATAACAATATCTTAGATGGATCTAACTCAGAGCAAGTAGGGCCTCTGGATGGCAACATAATTCCTAATG GGAACAGACTACCCACTGGCATTGATCTTTCACAGTGGCTGGATATCCTGCAGAACCAGACATTTGATGACTCTGTAGTCACAGAAACTCCTCCTTGGGGAGTTTCCAACAATGCACTTGATTCGACTGTCTGCGAAGCTGGAAATATGCTTGATTCGCCTTTCAGTGATGCTAGTATAAGCTATGTGGGACATTCACCTGTCAGTGAAACAGGCAGGGGACGTTCATCTTTACCTTTCAGGGGAGCAAGCAGTAGAAGCTACAGGGGACATTCTGCTTCGCCACTCAGGGGAGCAGGCACTAAAAGCTACCGGCGACATTCTGCTTCACCACTCAGGGTAGAAGGCCCTAGAAGCTACGAGGGACATAATCCTTCACCTGTGTCGGGAGCAGGCAGTACAAGTTATGCAAGTGCAGATTTCACAGGCGGAGACATCTTATGGTAG